The Anolis carolinensis isolate JA03-04 chromosome 2, rAnoCar3.1.pri, whole genome shotgun sequence genome has a window encoding:
- the LOC134297019 gene encoding uncharacterized protein LOC134297019, producing the protein MSEEEDQSPNEAERPLQGARPKREETLQAIASSTGYPKPNGVTQRIPRLGRGVSAAAETSWGSGGSMPETVALRLSILETNLSRLSETVGRLVPLLEENLQKEASRYGAEKEPSKEGDWSQRDQRASTQSPVAARDEGDEEYWQELQFRDSMAREVERQRALGTLRPPSPTELPTPRMGVGVERPLGPGIGSSGFADEGEEEEDVPYDEERRDEGATARPVCGWAEEPTAAADFQEPRRMTTGVGRGVFQGATRGNLMQPFPMPPRQYQRAAEWMPRREDLKLEYGGESEELNFFLISIRGYMEDNAHTFPSEASRVRAIGNTLKRGAASWYVQLHARRDPCLRSVPRFLAALENRFRDRLEQLRARDQLKGIKQRDKTVPEYAEEFLHLAERVPEWSEVTKVELFKEGLRPEIFSWAAHRDDPETLQGWIQLAGRVESTLAQVKRFRSSSGQQRPVARGRGETRKQERPGGRPGIPSRGDDNKPKPGCFVCGKTGHRAAECWARKGEPPKAPKPKPATGRRAEEEVQAPESSERLDYGERRTEEEDEENGGAMSCSQIPGLNFQALNLTS; encoded by the exons atgagcgaggaagaagatcaaagcccaaatgaggcagagaggcctttgcaaggggcccggccgaagagagaagagacgctgcaagccatagcttcctctacggggtaccccaagccgaacggcgtgacccagagaattcccaggctcggaagaggcgtctctgcagctgcagaaaccagttggggatctggaggaagtatgccggagaccgtggccctgcggttatccatcctggaaactaatttatccaggctgtcggaaaccgtggggagattggtgccattattggaagagaatctccagaaggaggccagccgatatggcgccgagaaagaaccaagcaaagaaggagattggagccagagggaccagcgggcgtcaacgcagagccccgtggcggcaagggacgagggagatgaggaatactggcaggagctgcagttccgggacagcatggcgcgagaagtggagcgtcagcgagccctggggaccctgaggccgccgtctccaacagagctcccaaccccccgaatgggcgtcggggtggaaaggccactggggccagggatcgggtccagtggattcgcagacgaaggcgaagaggaggaggatgtgccgtacgacgaggaaaggcgagatgagggggctacagctaggccagtatgcggatgggcggaagagccaacagcggcggcagacttccaggagccgcgcagaatgaccaccggagtggggcgcggcgtgttccaaggagccacccgaggaaacctgatgcaacccttccccatgccgcccagacaatatcaaagggctgcagaatggatgcctagaagggaagatctcaagctggaatacggaggggaatcagaggaactgaacttttttctaattagcattagaggatacatggaagacaacgcacacacatttccctccgaagcaagcagggttcgagccatcggcaacacactaaagcgaggagcagccagctggtatgtgcaattgcatgccagacgcgacccatgcctgaggtcagtgccccgcttcctcgccgcactggagaaccggttcagagaccggctagagcaattgagggctcgagaccagctgaaaggaataaaacagagggacaaaacggtgcccgagtacgcagaggaattcctccacctcgcggaaagggtaccggagtggtctgaagtaaccaaagtggaactatttaaagagggactacgccccgagattttcagctgggcagcgcacagagacgaccccgagacgctccagggatggattcaactagcggggcgcgtcgaatctaccctggcacaagtaaagcgcttcaggagcagcagcggccagcaaagaccggtggcgagaggtcgaggagaaacgaggaagcaagaaagacccggagggaggccggggattccctccagaggagacgacaacaaacctaaaccgggatgctttgtatgtgggaagacgggccaccgagcagcggaatgctgggcccggaagggggagccgccaaaagccccaaagcccaagccagcaaccgggaggcgtgcggaggaggaggtgcaggccccagaatcttcggaaagattg gactatggtgaaagaagaaccgaagaggaggacgaagaaaacgggggcgccatgtcatgcagccagatcccagggctgaatttccaagccctgaatctgacttcataa